The following are encoded in a window of bacterium genomic DNA:
- a CDS encoding purine-nucleoside phosphorylase, translated as MEDLKNTINKTVDAIRKETKMKPEIGIILGTGLGRLAGSIKVETSIPYNKIPDFPISTVESHKGRLLFGTLGGKKVVAMQGRFHYYEGYSMQEVTFPVRVLKALGCKIMVVSNAAGGINPLFNRGDVMLISDHINFFPEHPLRGKNDDSIGPRFPDMLNIYDRDLLALAEKVALEQRIPVRKGVYLGLQGPCFETPAEYRMIKILGADAVGMSTVPEVIVARHCGLKVIGMSIITDMGLPDILEPVSAAVVIKAANEAEPKLAKLVEAIVSKLNKLD; from the coding sequence ATGGAAGACTTAAAAAATACGATAAATAAAACGGTAGATGCCATAAGAAAAGAGACTAAGATGAAACCGGAAATCGGTATAATACTTGGAACCGGGTTGGGCAGACTTGCCGGGTCAATAAAAGTGGAAACTTCAATCCCTTACAATAAGATACCTGATTTCCCTATTTCTACTGTAGAGTCCCACAAGGGCAGGTTATTATTTGGAACGCTTGGCGGGAAAAAAGTTGTAGCGATGCAGGGAAGGTTCCATTATTACGAGGGATATTCAATGCAAGAAGTTACTTTTCCCGTAAGAGTTTTAAAAGCTCTCGGGTGTAAAATTATGGTTGTATCAAATGCGGCCGGGGGAATAAACCCTTTGTTTAACAGGGGCGATGTAATGTTAATATCCGATCATATAAACTTTTTCCCGGAACATCCGTTAAGAGGGAAAAACGATGATTCAATTGGCCCCCGTTTTCCCGATATGTTAAATATCTATGACAGAGATTTATTGGCATTAGCAGAAAAAGTAGCGCTTGAGCAAAGAATACCAGTGAGAAAAGGGGTTTATTTAGGGTTACAGGGACCATGTTTTGAAACGCCTGCAGAATACAGAATGATTAAAATATTGGGCGCGGATGCAGTTGGAATGTCAACCGTTCCTGAAGTTATTGTAGCAAGGCATTGTGGGCTTAAAGTAATAGGAATGTCAATAATTACGGATATGGGGTTGCCGGATATTCTTGAACCTGTATCAGCTGCAGT